The genomic stretch ATCCTTATGATTATTTATCCAAAATATATGTAAAAATACTTCCAAAGAAATTAAAAATCCAAAAAATGATAATAATGTTAAAAATCCAGATTTCTGCTTAAGATTTTCGACAAATTCATCGAAAATTTCAAATAATAAATTATATCTTGGAAATAAAACCAATAAAATAATTAGAAAAGTTAATATTAATGCCCCTTTAGCTATAAAAAATACTCTATTATAAACAATACATAAGAATATTAAAATTCCTTCAATAAATCCAATACTTAATGCTAAAAAATTTTCATATAACCTCTCATTTATATCTTTTTTATCAATAAATAACCAAATTACAAACATCACAAATAGGAAAGATAATAACATCTTTAGGTTTTTAATTAATAAGGATAAAAGGATAACAACTAAAATATCGATAGCTAAGATAAATTTTATTTTGGTTTTTGTTTCCATAGTTTCACCTTATCTATAATGTTAATATTCCTTTACATTATGTTAAGTATATTTAACATTTTAGTGTATAAAAATTTCTATATAAAACAGTTAATTATGCCTAAACAATTTTCGATAATTAACGAAATCTCAAAAAATTTATATATAACTTTAAAGATTGTTAATGATTGATAATGACAATTTAGGGTGAGTAAATGATAGAAGTTAGATTCCACGGAAGAGGAGGACAAGGGGCTGTTACTGCCGCTCAAATATTGGCTGTTGCTGCTTTCTATGATGGTAAATATTCTCAGGCATTTCCGTTCTTTGGCGTAGAGAGAAGAGGAGCACCAGTTATGGCATTTACAAGGATTGATGATAAAAAAATTAAATTGAGGTGCCAAATATACAATCCTGATTATGTTATTGTTCAGGATTCCTCTTTAATTGAAACTATCAATGTTGTTGAAGGTTTAAAGGAAAATGGGGCTGTTGTAGTTAATACTGTTAAAGATGACATAAATTTAGGAGTTAAAACATATACAATTGATGCAACAGGAATTGCCTTAGATGTTTTAGGAGTACCTATTGTTAATACTGCAATGGTCGGAGCATTTGCTGGGGTTACTAAACTTGTTAGTATTGAATCTGTAAAGAAGGCAATAATGGAGAAATTTAAAGGAGAATTAGGAATTAAAAACGCCAAAGTGGCTGAAATTGCATATAATGAAATGATAAAGAAGTATGGATAAAATAAATTAGTAAATATGGGTAAATGGGGTGTTATAGTTATGGTAACAATTGCCGCAATTATTTATGAACCAGGAAATTCAATTAGAAATAAAACAGGTAGTTGGAGAACATTTAGACCTATTTTAGATAATAATAAATGTGTAAAGTGTGAAAATTGCTATATCTTCTGTCCAGAGGGGGCTATTCAAGAGGATGAAAATGGGAATTTTAAAATAGATTACGATTACTGTAAAGGATGTTTAATCTGTATGAACGAATGCCCTGTAAATGCAATAACTAAGGTTAGAGAAGAGAAATAAAGAAGAAAATAAAACTTAATTAATTAATTTAAATTAAAATATTATTCTTTGGAGGGAAAAAATGTGTGAGGTTAAGGTTATTACTGGAACATCTGCTGCTGCTGAAGCGGCAAGATTGGCTGATGTCGATGTTATAGCTGCATATCCAATTACACCTCAAACAACATGTGTTGAAAAGTTGGCTGAATTTGTGGCAAATGGGGAGTTAGATGCAGAATATGTAAAAGTAGAAAGTGAGCATTCAGCAATGTCTGCGTGTATTGGAGCAGCGGCAACTGGAGCAAGGACATTTACAGCAACTGCATCTCAAGGTTTAGCATTGATGCACGAAGTTTTATTTATAGCCTCTGGAATGAGATTACCAATAGTGATGATGGTCGCAAATAGAGCGTTATCTGCACCAATAAACATATGGAACGATCATCAAGATTCTATATCACAGAGAGATACTGGATGGATTCAAATTTATGTAGAGGACAATCAGGAAACACTTGATAGTATTATTCAAGCATACAAAATTGCAGAGAATGAAGATGTTTTACTGCCTGTAATGGTCTGTTTAGATGGATTTATATTAACTCATACAGTTGAGCCAGTAGTTATTCCAAAGGCAGAAAGAGTTAGAGAATTTTTAGGTGTTTATGAACCAAAACATGCTTATTTAGATCCAGATAGACCAATAACCCAAGGACCTGTAGGAGTTCCAGATTGCTATATGGAGACAAGAAAACAGATTGAAGACGCTATGGAGAGATCTAAAAAAGTTATTAAAGATGTTAATGAGGAGTTTAGTGAGTGGTTTAAGAGAAAGTATGGTAATGGTTTAGTTGAAGCATACAACTTAGAGAATGCAGAGACCGTTTTAGTAGCAATGGGTTCTGTTTGTGGAACTATAAAGTATGTTATTGATGAACTAAAAAAAGAAGGTAAGGAAGTTGGATTATTAAGAATAAGGACATATAGACCATTTCCAAAGGAAGATGTTAAAGAACTTTTAAAAGACGCTGAAAATATTGCAGTATTGGATAAAAACATTTCATTAGGATTTAACAAGGGTTCTTTAGGTATTGAGATGACATCAATTTTAAAAAATAAAAAAATCTGCAACTATATCGTTGGTTTGGGTGGGAGAGATATAAGAATTGAGGACATAAAAACAATAATTAATGATGTAGAAAAGGCAGAAGATGATAAAACTGCCTGGATTGGATTAAAAGAATAAATCTTTGTAGGTGAAATTATGCAATTTCCAAGAGAGGAATTATTTGCTCCCGGTCATAGAGGATGTGCAGGATGTGGAGCGGCAATTGTTGCAAGGTTGTTATTAAAAGCCGCTGGAAAGGATACAATTATAACAACTGCCACAGGATGTTTAGAGGTTATGACCACCCCTTATCCAGAAACATCTTGGAGAGTTCCTTGGATTCATGTAGCGTTTGAAAACGCTGCAGCAGTTGCAAGTGGTGTAGAATCAGCAATAAAGGCATTGAAGAGAAAGAGAGGTAAGTTTGCTAATAAAAAAATAAATGTTATAGCAATTGGAGGTGATGGTGGAACAGCAGATATTGGTTTTCAGGCATTGAGTGGGGCTATGGAGAGAGGACATAATATGTTATATGTTATGTATGATAATGAAGCATATATGAACACTGGAATACAGAGAAGTTCTTCAACTCCTTTTATGGCTTCTACAACCACATCTCCAGCAGGTTCAAAAATTAAGGGAGAAGATAGACCTAAAAAAGATGTTGCTATGATTATGGCGGCACATGGAATTCCATATGTTGCTACTGCCTGTATATCCTATCCAGAAGATTTTATAAGAAAGGTTAAAAAGGCATTGAGTATTGAAGGACCTAAATTTATACAGGTTTTACAACCTTGCACGACAGGTTGGGGATATCCCCCACACAAAACAATAGAAATTGGTAGATTAGCTGTAGAAACAGGAGTTTTCCCATTGTATGAAATTGAAAATGGAGAGTTTAGAATTACTTACAAACCATCTAAGAGAAAGCCAGTTAGAGAGTATTTGAAGATGCAAAAAAGATATAGACACTTAACTGATGAAGATATTGAAAGAATTCAAAGATATATAGATGAAAAATGCAAATTATTAGGATTATAATATTTTAATTTACACATCCTATCATAGCGAGGAGGTGTTGGCTTTGATGAAACTTTCTTAAAGTTTCATTTGGAGATATATAGATGAAAAATGTAAATTGTTAGGGTTATAATCTCAATATTTATATTTTTTAATCTTTATTTTATTTATTAAATTTGATACTTAGGTGATAGAATGAAAAAGATAATTATGACAAACTATATCTGCGATAACTGTGGGGATTGTGTTAAGGCATGTATGGAGAAAAACAAAGTAGGAAGAATTAGTATTATAGAGAAAGATGGGAAGTATATACCAATAGTTTGCCAACACTGTGCTTCAGCCCCTTGTAAAGAAGTTTGTCCAGTTTCTGCTATTGAGCATAAAGATGGTTATGTATATTTAAATGATGAAATTTGTATTGGATGTGGATTGTGTGCCTTAGCTTGTCCTTTTGGTGCTATATTAATGGAAGATAAAGCATATAAATGTATTTTGTGTAATGGAGAGGAACCAGCATGTGTTAAAGCATGTTCAAAGAGATGTTTAGAACTCGTAGATGTAAATGAGTTGATATTTGCTAAGAGAGATAAAAGTTTGGAGTTGTTTAGTAAATTTTATAAACCAACAGAAAAAGCAGATAACAATTTACTCTCAAAAATTACAGTAAATGCCAAGATTCAGCCATAAATATTTATGGAGGAGTAATTTATGGTTGTAGTTAATGTAGGCTCTTGTGTAGGATGTAGAAGATGCGAAAGAAGTTGTCCAGTTAATGGAATAATTTTTGAGGAATTTCCAATTAAGTGCATGCACTGTGAAAAAAATCCTTGCTTATATGCATGTCCAGAGGGGGCTATTGAAAGAATTAACAACAAGGTAGTGGTTATAAAAGAAAAATGCATAGGCTGTGGCTTATGTGCCTTAGCATGTCCTTTTGGTGCTATAAGAATTGATGGAGTAGCAATAAAGTGTAATGGATGTTATAAAAGAGATATTGAAATTTGTAAAGAAGTATGTCCAACAGGGGCTATAAATACAATTGAAAATATTATTGAAAATAAATTATGTAATACAGTTAATAAATTAAATAAACTATATAGTATCTATGTAAGATATTAATGTAATTTTTTATTGTACAATTTTTAATTTAATTACGAAATCCAAACATAAAATATAAATATTCTCCACGATTTTAAAATATTTTATTATTATCTTATTATCTTAAACATTTTAAAATATTTAATTAAGATAGTGATGTAAATGAATCGAACAGCTTTAGATTATGTAATTAAAGCATTTAAATATGCAGATGAAGGGAAATTCAAAGAGGCATTAGAAAATATAAATAAAGCATTATCATTAGACCCAAATAATGATTTAGCCTTGTATCTAAAAGCGGCTATATTAAGGATTATGGGTGATGTTGAAAACTCTATAAAATATTTTGA from Methanocaldococcus lauensis encodes the following:
- the porD gene encoding pyruvate synthase subunit PorD, with protein sequence MVTIAAIIYEPGNSIRNKTGSWRTFRPILDNNKCVKCENCYIFCPEGAIQEDENGNFKIDYDYCKGCLICMNECPVNAITKVREEK
- a CDS encoding 4Fe-4S dicluster domain-containing protein, giving the protein MVVVNVGSCVGCRRCERSCPVNGIIFEEFPIKCMHCEKNPCLYACPEGAIERINNKVVVIKEKCIGCGLCALACPFGAIRIDGVAIKCNGCYKRDIEICKEVCPTGAINTIENIIENKLCNTVNKLNKLYSIYVRY
- the porB gene encoding pyruvate synthase subunit PorB, which encodes MQFPREELFAPGHRGCAGCGAAIVARLLLKAAGKDTIITTATGCLEVMTTPYPETSWRVPWIHVAFENAAAVASGVESAIKALKRKRGKFANKKINVIAIGGDGGTADIGFQALSGAMERGHNMLYVMYDNEAYMNTGIQRSSSTPFMASTTTSPAGSKIKGEDRPKKDVAMIMAAHGIPYVATACISYPEDFIRKVKKALSIEGPKFIQVLQPCTTGWGYPPHKTIEIGRLAVETGVFPLYEIENGEFRITYKPSKRKPVREYLKMQKRYRHLTDEDIERIQRYIDEKCKLLGL
- a CDS encoding pyruvate ferredoxin oxidoreductase subunit gamma codes for the protein MIEVRFHGRGGQGAVTAAQILAVAAFYDGKYSQAFPFFGVERRGAPVMAFTRIDDKKIKLRCQIYNPDYVIVQDSSLIETINVVEGLKENGAVVVNTVKDDINLGVKTYTIDATGIALDVLGVPIVNTAMVGAFAGVTKLVSIESVKKAIMEKFKGELGIKNAKVAEIAYNEMIKKYG
- the porA gene encoding pyruvate synthase subunit PorA, with translation MCEVKVITGTSAAAEAARLADVDVIAAYPITPQTTCVEKLAEFVANGELDAEYVKVESEHSAMSACIGAAATGARTFTATASQGLALMHEVLFIASGMRLPIVMMVANRALSAPINIWNDHQDSISQRDTGWIQIYVEDNQETLDSIIQAYKIAENEDVLLPVMVCLDGFILTHTVEPVVIPKAERVREFLGVYEPKHAYLDPDRPITQGPVGVPDCYMETRKQIEDAMERSKKVIKDVNEEFSEWFKRKYGNGLVEAYNLENAETVLVAMGSVCGTIKYVIDELKKEGKEVGLLRIRTYRPFPKEDVKELLKDAENIAVLDKNISLGFNKGSLGIEMTSILKNKKICNYIVGLGGRDIRIEDIKTIINDVEKAEDDKTAWIGLKE
- a CDS encoding 4Fe-4S dicluster domain-containing protein — translated: MKKIIMTNYICDNCGDCVKACMEKNKVGRISIIEKDGKYIPIVCQHCASAPCKEVCPVSAIEHKDGYVYLNDEICIGCGLCALACPFGAILMEDKAYKCILCNGEEPACVKACSKRCLELVDVNELIFAKRDKSLELFSKFYKPTEKADNNLLSKITVNAKIQP